One window of the Trifolium pratense cultivar HEN17-A07 linkage group LG2, ARS_RC_1.1, whole genome shotgun sequence genome contains the following:
- the LOC123904233 gene encoding uncharacterized protein LOC123904233, whose protein sequence is MNQNVSNNSTSTNNNPSPPNSPSHTPNEIIIGEGFETIAKTSEVVLAAELNAVNDETNENDIGGANEDGGAQGGVPRSMFVALIGDGSNTSMVEQVGGDNHVQPFKKRKYKLVRDPPIGIPTCPVCKKEFATWRAAFGHMNKHPDRPYRGFFPPPTFTPTASVAGIHVEDDCHPKEVDDEGVLAVVRELIVDLNRSRSIEVPAKSSAAGGSGRNEEVPALAPEYEEGRRKNVFDLNELPPNDDDDDDDKTEEK, encoded by the exons ATGAACCAAAATGTTTCTAACAACTCAACTTCGACCAACAACAACCCATCTCCACCCAATTCCCCTTCACACACACCGAATGAAATTATTATCGGTGAGGGTTTTGAAACAATTGCAAAAACCTCTGAAGTGGTTTTGGCAGCTGAATTGAACGCTGTCAATGATGAGACCAATGAAAACGACATTGGTGGCGCTAATGAAGATGGCGGGGCCCAAGGTGGGGTTCCTAGGTCTATGTTTGTTGCTTTGATTGGTGATGGTTCGAATACATCTATGGTCGAGCAAGTTGGTGGCGATAATCATGTCCAACCTTTTAAGAAGAGAAAGTACAAACTAGTTAGAGACCCTCCTATTGGAATACCTACTTGTCCAGTATGCAAGAAGGAGTTTGCAACATGGAGAGCTGCATTTGGGCATATGAACAAGCATCCCGATCGTCCTTACCGTGGATTCTTTCCTCCTCCTACTTTTACCCCCACTGCATCAGTGGCTGGGATCCATGTTgagg ACGATTGTCATCCTAAAGAGGTGGATGATGAAGGGGTGTTAGCGGTGGTTCGCGAACTTATCGTTGACCTGAATAGGTCTAGGTCTATTGAAGTGCCAGCTAAGTCCTCCGCTGCTGGTGGCAGTGGGAGAAATGAAGAAGTACCTGCCCTGGCACCTGAATATGAAGAGGGAAGAAGGAAAAATGTGTTTGACTTGAATGAGTTGCCTccgaatgatgatgatgatgatgatgacaaaACTGAAGAGAAATGA
- the LOC123904231 gene encoding protein RKD5-like, translated as MEEDSLKIALEVLEELKMGKNEIGRGDSKVVVANSSMVEVMGGVLNNGQSIKKKKNNIEVKDIYPLKYPICPKCKGEFFTFSAVIEHLLKNPNCASCGTSNPHQLVDLNKGADEVQQMEIEGSSNAAAAPKPAECFVGKKKRATRDHVAKITVSDLVKYFDMPLLEASKKLNVGTTVLKRRCRELGLPRWPHRKIKSLDTLIHDLQEEAAHKEMKNKAAAMAVRKKQKMVESEKERIEKKPFIAIKSETRRLRQYVFKRRYHARVMEKQN; from the exons ATGGAAGAAGATTCCCTGAAAATCGCTCTTGAAGTGTTGGAAGAGCTGAAAATGGGCAAGAACGAGATTGGCCGTGGAGATTCAAAGGTTGTGGTGGCAAATAGTTCGATGGTGGAGGTGATGGGAGGAGTTCTAAACAACGGTCAAtctataaagaagaaaaagaataacATTGAAGTGAAAGACATTTATCCCTTGAAATATCCAATCTGCCCTAAGTGTAAAGGAGAGTTTTTCACATTTAGTGCTGTAATTGAACACTTGCTAAAAAACCCTAATTGTGCTTCTTGTGGTACCTCTAACCCACATCAACTTGTTGATCTTAACAAGG GTGCTGATGAGGTCCAGCAAATGGAGATAGAGGGGTCCTCTAATGCTGCTGCTGCACCCAAGCCTGCTGAAT GTTTTGTAGGAAAGAAAAAGAGGGCAACAAGGGACCATGTTGCAAAAATTACTGTATCGGATTTGGTCAAGTACTTTGATATGCCACTTTTAGAAGCCTCAAAGAAACTAAATGTTGGCACTACTGTTCTCAAAAGAAGGTGCAGAGAATTGGGTCTTCCCCGCTGGCCTCACAGGAAGATCAAATCACTTGATACTCTCATTCATGATCTTC AGGAAGAGGCAGCACATAAGGAAATGAAGAATAAAGCTGCAGCAATGGCAGTGAGAAAGAAGCAAAAGATGGTGGAAAGTGAAAAAGAAAGGATAGAGAAGAAGCCATTCATTGCCATCAAAAGTGAGACCAGGAGATTGAGACAATATGTTTTCAAGAGAAGGTACCATGCTAGAGTTATGGAAAAACAGAATTAG
- the LOC123904232 gene encoding uncharacterized protein LOC123904232, translating to MDKNVSNNSATTNNNPSPPNTPPHTPNETNPRPNVEGLETIAKTSEEVLAELNIVSDEEISNENGDGGANEDGGAEGVVPRVMVCALTANVSNTSVVEQVGGDGHVQPFKKRKYNSIRDPPAGKPTCPECKREFASWRAAFGHMRKHPERPHRGFFPPPTFTPTAPVAGIHDGRPKKVDDRMLTRVRELVIDLNRSIGVSAESSGAGGSGGRGRDEEAPVPTHENEEGSRKNVFDLNELPPSDDDDEEPEDK from the exons ATGGACAAAAACGTTTCTAACAACTCAGCTACAACCAACAACAACCCATCACCACCCAATACCCCGCCACACACCCCCAATGAAACAAACCCTAGGCCTAACGTCGAGGGTTTGGAAACAATTGCCAAAACCTCTGAAGAGGTTTTGGCAGAATTGAACATCGTCAGTGATGAGGAGATCAGTAATGAAAATGGTGATGGTGGCGCTAACGAAGATGGTGGGGCTGAAGGTGTTGTTCCTAGGGTTATGGTTTGTGCTTTGACTGCGAATGTTTCGAATACGTCTGTGGTCGAGCAAGTTGGTGGAGATGGTCATGTCCAACCTTTTAAGAAGAGAAAGTACAATTCAATTAGAGACCCTCCGGCTGGAAAACCTACTTGTCCGGAATGTAAGAGGGAGTTTGCATCATGGAGGGCTGCTTTCGGGCATATGCGCAAGCATCCCGAGCGTCCGCACCGTGGATTCTTTCCTCCTCCTACTTTTACCCCTACTGCACCAGTGGCTGGGATCC ATGATGGTCGTCCTAAGAAGGTGGATGACCGAATGTTAACACGGGTTCGAGAACTTGTGATTGATCTAAATAGATCTATAGGAGTGTCAGCCGAGTCCTCTGGCGCTGGTGGCAGTGGTGGGAGAGGGAGAGATGAAGAAGCACCTGTCCCGACGCATGAAAATGAAGAGGGCAGTAGAAAAAATGTGTTTGACTTGAATGAATTGCCGCccagtgatgatgatgatgaggaacCTGAAGATAAATGA